In Senegalia massiliensis, a single genomic region encodes these proteins:
- a CDS encoding methyl-accepting chemotaxis protein, whose amino-acid sequence MIYIIIILSILLIIFVTLYLRSLLRLKRLENKMNLISTGDFTKSFNIMKMGHFKKLGIIINTLLMNFRKFIANVNFSTDHVEEFITNMTNNAQNLNEGASHSAKVISEIASSTENQASSIIQAHDYTEKIIKDFNIITSKTEDAKNKTISTKNIVHKNNKIFNSLLNSIKKNTNNSVDLVEKINKLEQKANEINTITKSVNDISENTNLLALNASIEAARAGEAGKGFAVVANEVKSLANESSKASNHIREIIETIKNEISAIANEMRSDSDNMKNDISIADEAKNHFNNILKSTEETMDVIELINNLAKEEQVVINNIKSFMEGVAATSEQNTSATQEASVTIEQQANMINDMFNSLKELGNKTSDIKKVIDLFVKSFDIDSNTQELINKGIDKLYTMTEKDSIRSFDRITSEDYMQQVIDKNDSFEILTLLDLEGNTTSISYRKDLDLGNHEDLYDNFAHRDYFKKAVKGETYLSKPYISTDSFNYCIAMTTPVKDQSGNIKGVLMADFKIS is encoded by the coding sequence ATGATTTATATAATTATAATCCTATCAATTTTATTAATTATTTTTGTAACATTATATTTAAGGTCACTACTAAGACTAAAAAGGCTAGAAAATAAAATGAATCTTATTTCTACAGGTGATTTTACTAAATCATTTAATATAATGAAAATGGGACATTTTAAAAAATTAGGAATAATAATAAATACTTTACTAATGAATTTCAGAAAGTTTATAGCTAATGTAAACTTCTCAACAGACCATGTTGAAGAATTCATAACAAATATGACTAATAATGCTCAAAATTTAAATGAAGGTGCTAGTCATAGTGCAAAAGTAATATCTGAAATAGCATCTAGTACAGAAAATCAAGCATCATCTATTATACAAGCTCATGATTATACTGAAAAAATAATAAAAGATTTTAATATTATCACCTCTAAAACAGAAGATGCAAAAAACAAAACTATCTCCACTAAAAATATTGTACATAAAAATAATAAGATATTTAATTCATTACTAAATTCAATTAAAAAAAATACTAATAATAGTGTGGATTTAGTAGAAAAAATTAATAAACTTGAACAAAAAGCTAATGAAATAAATACAATAACGAAATCAGTAAACGATATATCAGAAAATACAAATTTACTAGCATTAAATGCTTCTATAGAAGCTGCTCGTGCAGGAGAAGCAGGAAAAGGTTTTGCTGTAGTAGCTAATGAAGTCAAATCACTAGCAAATGAATCGTCTAAGGCTTCAAATCATATAAGAGAGATTATAGAGACAATTAAAAATGAAATTTCAGCTATAGCAAACGAAATGCGTTCAGATTCAGATAATATGAAAAATGATATATCAATTGCTGATGAAGCTAAAAATCATTTTAATAACATATTAAAATCTACTGAGGAAACAATGGATGTTATAGAATTAATAAATAATCTTGCAAAAGAAGAGCAAGTTGTTATAAATAATATAAAAAGCTTTATGGAAGGTGTTGCTGCTACTTCTGAACAGAATACTAGCGCTACACAAGAAGCATCAGTTACAATAGAACAACAAGCTAATATGATAAATGATATGTTTAACTCTCTTAAGGAATTAGGAAATAAAACATCTGATATAAAAAAAGTAATAGATTTATTTGTAAAATCTTTTGATATAGATAGTAATACTCAAGAGTTGATTAATAAAGGTATAGATAAATTATATACTATGACTGAAAAAGATTCTATTAGAAGTTTTGATAGGATTACTTCAGAAGATTATATGCAACAAGTAATAGATAAAAATGATAGCTTCGAAATTTTAACATTGTTAGACTTAGAAGGTAATACTACATCTATAAGTTATAGAAAAGATTTAGACTTAGGAAATCATGAAGATTTATATGACAATTTTGCCCATAGAGATTATTTTAAAAAAGCTGTTAAAGGAGAAACTTATTTGTCTAAACCTTATATTTCAACTGATAGTTTTAATTATTGTATAGCAATGACTACTCCTGTAAAGGACCAATCTGGAAATATAAAGGGTGTATTAATGGCAGACTTTAAAATTTCATAA
- a CDS encoding CAP domain-containing protein → MFKKTFSFFIIFIFLIFLITISSAQSLESFDKTMYDTVVKKIEIFTAKVLNKSNTENNDKTQLDIEDINTSSKRNNINKFYELKSINKNNGQANKKANSDKKVSVESKNKIKSNSVNKDKPTEEIKVKENTKTEIKTNTKEKTNFETKTNPKTETKPKNKNESTTKVETNTNTTPKPKPSVPISSSRQFELEVIKLVNVERQKIGLVNLIESKSLTNVARYKSKDMITYNYFSHQSPTYGSPFNMLKKFGITYKHAGENLAAGQRTPESVVNSWINSPSHKKNILNKNFTKIGIGYIKDNNGYPFWTQMFIG, encoded by the coding sequence GTGTTTAAAAAAACATTTAGTTTTTTTATTATATTTATTTTTTTAATTTTTTTAATAACTATTAGTTCAGCACAAAGTTTAGAGTCATTCGATAAAACTATGTATGATACTGTAGTAAAAAAAATTGAAATTTTTACAGCAAAAGTTTTAAATAAAAGTAATACCGAAAATAATGATAAAACCCAATTAGATATTGAAGATATTAATACTTCTTCTAAAAGAAATAATATTAATAAATTTTATGAATTGAAAAGTATAAATAAAAATAATGGACAAGCTAATAAAAAAGCAAACTCTGATAAAAAAGTTAGTGTTGAGTCAAAAAATAAAATTAAGTCTAATTCTGTTAATAAAGATAAACCTACAGAAGAGATTAAAGTTAAAGAAAATACAAAAACTGAGATAAAAACTAATACTAAAGAAAAAACAAATTTTGAAACTAAAACAAATCCTAAAACCGAGACTAAACCTAAAAATAAAAATGAATCCACCACTAAAGTTGAAACAAATACAAATACAACTCCAAAGCCTAAACCTTCAGTTCCTATATCAAGTTCTAGACAATTTGAACTAGAAGTTATTAAGCTTGTAAATGTTGAACGTCAAAAAATAGGATTAGTTAATCTAATTGAAAGTAAATCATTAACTAATGTTGCAAGATATAAATCTAAAGATATGATTACTTATAATTATTTTTCTCATCAATCTCCTACATATGGTTCTCCATTTAACATGTTAAAAAAATTTGGAATTACATATAAACACGCTGGAGAAAATTTAGCAGCAGGTCAACGTACACCTGAGTCAGTAGTAAACTCTTGGATAAATTCTCCTAGTCATAAAAAGAATATATTAAATAAGAATTTTACTAAAATAGGTATTGGATATATAAAAGATAATAATGGATATCCTTTTTGGACACAAATGTTTATAGGATAA
- the codY gene encoding GTP-sensing pleiotropic transcriptional regulator CodY, giving the protein MSTLLERARKLNKILQEAGNAPVNFTKLSNSLKEVLDSNTYVISSKGKVIGLSLREDAENPIIVDPETGNKNFPIEYNNKLLRIDSVIHNITGDNLLEIFTEDRESYDKFATIVPLKGNGERLGTLVLARPENEFTDNDLVLVEYSATIVSMEMLRSKSEETREKTRKKAVVQMGIKTLSYSELEALNHIFEELDSDEGLLVASKVADRVGITRSVIVNALRKLESAGIIESRSLGMKGTYIKILNDNLLEELDKLKR; this is encoded by the coding sequence ATGTCAACATTATTAGAAAGAGCTAGAAAGCTTAATAAAATTTTACAAGAAGCAGGAAATGCACCTGTAAATTTTACTAAGCTTAGTAATAGTTTAAAAGAGGTATTAGATTCAAATACGTATGTTATAAGTTCAAAGGGAAAAGTAATAGGTCTTAGTTTGAGAGAAGATGCTGAAAACCCTATCATCGTAGACCCTGAAACAGGAAATAAGAATTTTCCTATAGAATATAACAATAAACTGTTAAGAATTGATTCTGTAATTCACAATATAACAGGTGATAATTTGTTAGAGATATTTACTGAAGACAGAGAAAGTTATGATAAATTTGCAACGATAGTTCCATTAAAAGGAAATGGAGAAAGGTTAGGAACATTAGTATTAGCAAGACCTGAAAATGAATTTACAGATAATGATTTAGTTTTAGTTGAATATAGTGCAACAATTGTATCTATGGAAATGTTACGCTCTAAAAGTGAAGAAACAAGAGAAAAAACTCGTAAAAAAGCAGTTGTTCAAATGGGTATTAAAACATTATCTTATTCTGAGCTTGAAGCTTTAAACCATATATTTGAAGAATTAGATAGTGATGAAGGGTTATTAGTAGCTAGTAAAGTTGCAGATAGAGTAGGTATAACTCGTTCTGTAATTGTTAATGCATTAAGGAAACTAGAAAGTGCTGGTATTATAGAATCAAGATCTTTAGGAATGAAAGGAACATATATAAAGATATTAAATGATAATTTACTAGAAGAGTTAGATAAATTAAAAAGATAA
- a CDS encoding QueT transporter family protein has protein sequence MGKINTKKLTKISIVASIYVILTVALPFLSYGQIQFRISEMLTLLAFYNPMYIWSLTIGTFISNMWSTIGILDMLIGTIATLLAVYPMSKINNIWIASFFPAISNGLIIGFQLNILIGLPLIPSIFYVALGEFVVVTILGVPTMSLLKKYIKF, from the coding sequence TTGGGCAAAATTAACACAAAAAAATTGACAAAAATAAGTATTGTAGCATCAATATATGTTATTTTAACAGTTGCATTACCATTTCTTAGTTATGGACAAATTCAATTTAGGATTTCTGAAATGTTAACACTTTTAGCCTTTTATAATCCTATGTATATATGGTCTTTGACTATAGGAACATTTATTTCAAATATGTGGAGTACCATAGGCATATTGGATATGTTAATAGGTACTATTGCTACATTATTAGCAGTTTATCCTATGAGTAAAATAAATAACATATGGATTGCTTCATTTTTTCCTGCTATATCAAATGGGTTAATAATAGGATTTCAATTAAATATATTAATTGGATTGCCTTTAATACCAAGCATATTTTATGTAGCACTTGGAGAATTTGTAGTAGTAACTATATTGGGAGTTCCAACTATGAGTCTATTAAAAAAATATATAAAATTTTAA
- a CDS encoding ATP-binding protein codes for MLIVMILASQIYIDIFFSNFRFSFGAIILPVIIYKYRDMRVYYIGFISGIALYIQRIIVYSFGKSSFLENVFLFWPEVIFYTIYGLCFVYVVNKNKNMKIHNLFLSLILIDFLSNITEIFILTSISENINYIEVIKLLIIVAIVRSSISAVFITGLKYYNMLLMREEHEKRYRDLVWMSSKLKTQVYWMEKNMIYIENVMEDAYNLFENIKERKNREFWQNNSLDIAKNVHEIKKEYALVLEGIEDVVKVNVSKIGMSFKEIILILEDSLYRMIKNRNKVIDLNFSEYENFYTHKHYELISIFRNILTNSIESMDKGRIELMHSKNENSHIFIIKDNGNGIKQEYIKNIFKAGFSTKINYETGNISRGLGLNLVKKLVEQDFNGKISVFSIENLGTNFTISIPINYLEGE; via the coding sequence ATGTTAATTGTCATGATTTTAGCTTCACAAATTTATATAGATATATTTTTTTCTAACTTTAGATTTTCTTTTGGGGCTATAATATTACCTGTAATTATATATAAGTATAGAGATATGAGAGTTTATTATATTGGATTTATAAGTGGTATAGCTTTATACATACAAAGAATTATAGTCTACTCATTTGGTAAAAGTAGTTTTTTAGAAAACGTTTTTTTATTTTGGCCTGAAGTTATTTTTTATACTATATATGGATTATGTTTTGTTTACGTAGTTAATAAAAATAAAAATATGAAAATACATAATTTATTTTTATCTCTAATTTTGATAGATTTTTTGTCAAATATAACTGAAATATTTATACTTACAAGTATAAGTGAAAATATTAATTATATTGAAGTAATAAAGTTATTAATTATAGTTGCTATAGTAAGGTCAAGTATTTCAGCTGTTTTCATAACAGGTTTAAAATACTATAACATGTTATTAATGAGAGAGGAACATGAGAAAAGATATAGAGATTTAGTTTGGATGTCATCTAAGTTAAAAACACAAGTTTATTGGATGGAAAAAAATATGATTTATATAGAAAATGTTATGGAAGATGCATATAATTTATTTGAAAATATAAAAGAAAGAAAAAATAGAGAGTTTTGGCAAAATAATTCACTTGATATAGCAAAAAATGTACATGAAATAAAAAAAGAATATGCACTAGTATTAGAAGGAATTGAAGATGTGGTAAAAGTTAATGTTTCAAAAATTGGAATGAGTTTTAAAGAAATTATATTAATACTTGAAGATAGTTTATATAGAATGATTAAAAATAGGAATAAGGTCATCGATCTAAATTTCTCTGAATACGAAAACTTTTATACACATAAGCACTATGAATTAATTTCTATATTTAGAAATATATTAACAAATAGTATTGAATCTATGGATAAAGGTAGAATAGAATTAATGCATAGTAAAAATGAAAATAGTCATATATTTATAATTAAGGATAATGGAAATGGTATAAAACAAGAATATATTAAGAATATTTTTAAAGCAGGCTTTTCTACAAAAATTAATTATGAAACTGGAAATATCTCAAGAGGTTTAGGGTTAAATTTAGTTAAAAAATTAGTAGAACAAGATTTTAATGGTAAAATATCTGTATTTTCAATAGAAAATCTAGGTACTAATTTTACTATTTCAATACCAATAAATTATTTAGAGGGGGAATAA
- a CDS encoding DNA-binding domain-containing protein, whose translation MNTNIEREKKLDNIRQLIGGANIKSNRKEDYEICLKKVLYRLGIIGEAGSTDLIIIVDNIIKNGLKNKNFSLKQICKKYTDNPKTMEQRMRRAANVAIENIASIGLEDFMNEIFMDYSNSLFNFEQIRIEMNYLKGVTSKRGKIDLKKFLYGLAYHCEKINTEYSEN comes from the coding sequence GTGAATACTAATATTGAACGAGAAAAAAAACTAGATAATATTAGACAATTAATAGGTGGGGCTAATATAAAATCAAATAGAAAAGAAGATTATGAAATTTGCTTAAAAAAAGTATTATATAGATTGGGAATAATAGGTGAAGCAGGTTCAACTGACTTAATAATAATTGTAGATAATATAATAAAAAATGGATTGAAAAATAAAAACTTTTCATTAAAGCAAATATGTAAGAAATATACTGATAATCCAAAAACCATGGAGCAAAGAATGAGAAGAGCTGCAAATGTTGCAATAGAGAATATTGCAAGTATTGGACTAGAAGATTTTATGAATGAAATATTTATGGACTATTCAAATAGTTTATTTAATTTTGAACAAATAAGAATTGAAATGAATTATTTAAAAGGGGTAACTTCCAAAAGAGGAAAAATAGATTTGAAAAAATTTTTATATGGGTTAGCATATCATTGTGAAAAAATAAACACTGAATATTCTGAAAATTAA
- a CDS encoding alanine/glycine:cation symporter family protein — protein sequence MESINEFLSRISDYVWGPVTIVLLVGTGLFLSLLTKFIQFRKLSLSLKLLFSKEHSDDGDITPFQALMTSLAATIGTGNIAGVASAIVAGGPGAVFWMWVSAAFGGASKYGEALLSIKYRITNEEGEKSGGPMFYIERGMKEQYGRNFKWLGLAFALFGFLASFGIGNMVQANSVSRAINESFGVNVWITGIVMALLVGAVIIGGIKNIGKVTDKVVPIMAISYIVGALIVLFMNMSSIPTAFSMIFSNAFTGKAVGGGVLGTVVRFGVARGVFSNEAGLGSAAIAHAASTNDKPVIQGLIGSLGSVIDTLIICTMTALVILVSGIVNIGTDGVMFIEESYRGAALTTYAFDIGLPVIGGYIVSLGLIFFSFSTILGWYYYGSKCLEYIFGVKAISYYKIIWVILCLSGAVFPIQIVWTFSDIFNGLMAIPNLIALVALSPIIFKMTKEFNMERLKNKLKNDEVKSA from the coding sequence ATGGAGAGTATTAATGAATTTTTAAGTCGAATTTCTGATTATGTCTGGGGACCGGTAACTATTGTATTATTAGTAGGAACAGGACTATTTCTTAGTTTATTAACTAAATTTATTCAGTTTAGAAAACTATCTTTATCGTTGAAATTATTATTTTCTAAGGAGCATTCTGATGATGGTGATATAACACCATTTCAAGCTTTAATGACATCTCTTGCAGCTACTATAGGAACTGGTAATATTGCTGGAGTTGCTTCTGCAATAGTAGCAGGAGGTCCTGGTGCTGTATTTTGGATGTGGGTAAGTGCGGCTTTTGGTGGAGCATCAAAATATGGTGAAGCATTGCTTTCTATAAAATATAGAATCACAAATGAAGAAGGAGAGAAATCTGGTGGTCCTATGTTTTATATTGAAAGAGGTATGAAAGAACAATATGGAAGAAATTTCAAATGGCTTGGGTTAGCGTTTGCATTATTTGGTTTTCTTGCCTCCTTTGGAATTGGAAATATGGTTCAAGCAAATTCTGTTTCTAGAGCAATAAATGAATCTTTTGGTGTTAATGTATGGATTACTGGAATAGTAATGGCTTTATTAGTTGGAGCTGTTATAATAGGTGGAATTAAAAATATTGGTAAAGTAACAGATAAAGTGGTTCCTATTATGGCAATAAGCTATATAGTTGGAGCATTAATTGTACTATTTATGAATATGAGTTCTATTCCAACAGCTTTTAGTATGATATTTTCTAATGCTTTTACTGGTAAGGCAGTAGGTGGAGGAGTTTTAGGGACAGTTGTTAGATTTGGAGTAGCAAGAGGAGTATTTTCAAATGAAGCAGGACTTGGAAGTGCAGCGATTGCTCATGCAGCCTCTACTAATGATAAACCTGTAATTCAAGGGCTTATAGGGTCTTTAGGTTCAGTTATAGATACCCTTATAATATGCACTATGACAGCTTTAGTTATATTAGTATCAGGTATAGTTAATATAGGAACTGATGGAGTTATGTTTATAGAGGAAAGCTATAGGGGTGCTGCTCTTACTACTTATGCATTTGATATTGGATTACCTGTTATAGGAGGATATATTGTTTCTTTGGGGTTAATATTCTTTTCATTTTCAACAATACTAGGATGGTATTATTACGGCTCTAAATGCTTAGAGTATATATTTGGAGTAAAGGCAATTTCTTATTATAAAATAATATGGGTAATATTATGTCTTTCAGGTGCTGTATTTCCAATTCAAATAGTATGGACATTCTCTGATATATTTAATGGATTGATGGCAATACCGAATTTGATAGCTCTAGTTGCATTGAGTCCAATAATATTTAAAATGACAAAAGAATTCAATATGGAACGATTAAAAAACAAATTAAAAAATGATGAAGTAAAATCAGCATAA
- the mnmA gene encoding tRNA 2-thiouridine(34) synthase MnmA, with amino-acid sequence MNKSKKDTRVVIGMSGGVDSSVAALLLKQEGYEVIGIFMKNWNEEDEQYCTATEDYEDVRRVCQQIDIPYYTVNFEKEYWDRVFTYFLDEYKNGRTPNPDILCNKEIKFKAFLDHALKLGADYIATGHYANIKHIDGEYKLLRGKDNNKDQSYFLCQLNQYQLSKSMFPLGDIDKPKVRELAHEYDLETADKKDSTGICFIGERDFDEFLNNYIPAKPGEIRSIDGQILGKHNGLMYYTKGQRKGLGIGGVGTGEPWFVAHKDLKNNILYAAQGSSNPALFSEGLIAEKINWISNTKPTEEFTCTAKFRYRQRDQDVIVIPLDDNKAKVIFHKKQKAITEGQGVVFYDGDICLGGGTIDEVIENLD; translated from the coding sequence ATGAATAAGTCAAAAAAAGATACAAGAGTTGTAATAGGAATGAGCGGAGGAGTTGATTCATCTGTTGCAGCTTTATTATTAAAACAAGAGGGTTATGAAGTTATAGGAATATTTATGAAAAATTGGAATGAAGAAGATGAACAATATTGTACTGCAACAGAAGATTATGAAGATGTAAGAAGAGTATGTCAACAAATTGATATACCATATTATACAGTTAATTTTGAAAAAGAATATTGGGATAGAGTATTTACCTATTTTTTAGATGAATATAAAAATGGTAGAACACCTAATCCTGATATATTATGTAATAAAGAAATTAAATTCAAAGCATTTTTAGATCACGCTCTTAAACTTGGAGCAGATTATATAGCTACAGGTCATTATGCAAATATAAAACATATAGATGGAGAATATAAACTTTTAAGAGGTAAAGATAATAATAAAGATCAATCTTATTTTCTATGTCAATTAAATCAATATCAATTATCAAAATCAATGTTTCCTTTAGGAGATATTGATAAGCCTAAAGTTAGGGAACTTGCTCATGAGTATGATTTGGAAACTGCTGATAAAAAAGATAGTACGGGAATTTGTTTTATAGGTGAAAGAGATTTTGATGAGTTTTTAAATAATTATATTCCAGCAAAACCTGGTGAAATAAGGAGTATAGATGGTCAAATTTTAGGAAAACATAATGGTCTTATGTACTATACTAAAGGTCAAAGAAAAGGACTTGGAATAGGAGGAGTTGGAACTGGTGAACCTTGGTTTGTAGCTCATAAAGATCTTAAAAATAATATTTTATATGCTGCTCAAGGCTCCAGTAACCCTGCATTATTTTCAGAAGGGTTGATAGCTGAAAAAATCAATTGGATAAGTAATACTAAGCCAACAGAAGAATTTACATGTACAGCTAAATTTAGATATAGACAAAGAGATCAAGATGTTATAGTTATACCACTTGATGATAATAAAGCTAAGGTTATTTTTCATAAAAAACAAAAAGCAATAACTGAAGGTCAAGGTGTTGTTTTTTATGATGGAGATATATGTTTAGGTGGAGGAACTATTGATGAAGTTATAGAAAATTTAGATTAG
- a CDS encoding aminoacyl-histidine dipeptidase, which translates to MSGVLRDLKPSDVFYYFEEITKIPHCSGEERNISNYLVSFARSHNLEVIQDEALNVIIKKKATKGYENSPTVILQGHMDMVCEKNKDTEHDFSKDPLDLKIEGDLIKANGTTLGADNGIAVAYTLALLASSDIDHPELEVIITTEEETGLVGASKAKKENLSGKILINIDSEEEGIFLVSCAGGLRTKIELPIAWETCSRNTESYLLSVRGLKGGHSGMEIDKNRGNANIILGRILDDLNKEIDLRLYEVNGGAKMNAIPREADAKLVLSIEEFKDLEIKIKKWNKILTNELKTKDPGININIDRIKGDANRVFSSKTLDKLLLLYRLIPNGIQTMSMDIEGLVESSTNLGVVTTFDRKIVFESAIRSSVGTLKQEILDRKKVLSNFIGGNLIQEAEYPEWQYEKDSYIREVFIKSYKEKFKENPKIEAIHAGLECGIFKEKLGDIDMISFGPNMYDVHTPDEALSISSTKNMWEFLKLVLSKIK; encoded by the coding sequence ATGAGTGGAGTACTAAGAGATTTAAAACCAAGTGATGTCTTTTATTATTTTGAAGAAATTACTAAGATTCCTCATTGTTCTGGTGAAGAACGGAATATAAGTAATTATCTTGTTTCATTTGCAAGAAGTCATAATTTAGAAGTGATTCAAGATGAGGCTCTAAATGTTATAATTAAAAAGAAGGCAACTAAAGGATATGAAAATTCTCCAACTGTAATACTTCAAGGACATATGGATATGGTTTGTGAAAAGAATAAGGATACCGAACATGATTTTAGTAAAGATCCTTTAGATTTAAAAATCGAAGGAGATTTAATAAAAGCAAATGGTACTACCTTAGGAGCAGATAATGGTATAGCAGTTGCATATACACTTGCTTTATTAGCTTCAAGTGATATAGATCATCCAGAGTTAGAAGTAATTATAACAACTGAAGAAGAGACAGGTTTAGTTGGGGCTAGTAAAGCTAAAAAAGAAAATCTTAGTGGTAAAATACTTATAAATATTGATTCTGAAGAAGAAGGAATATTTCTAGTTAGCTGTGCAGGAGGCCTTAGAACTAAAATTGAATTGCCAATAGCATGGGAAACATGTAGTAGAAACACTGAATCTTATCTTTTATCTGTTAGAGGATTAAAAGGTGGACATTCAGGAATGGAAATAGATAAAAATAGAGGAAATGCAAATATAATATTAGGTAGAATACTTGATGATTTAAATAAGGAAATAGATTTAAGATTATATGAGGTAAATGGTGGAGCTAAAATGAATGCAATACCTAGAGAGGCAGACGCTAAACTTGTATTATCTATTGAAGAATTTAAAGATTTAGAAATAAAAATAAAAAAGTGGAATAAAATTCTTACAAATGAATTAAAAACAAAGGATCCTGGCATAAATATTAATATTGATAGAATAAAAGGTGATGCTAATAGAGTTTTTTCTTCAAAGACGTTAGATAAATTATTGTTATTATATAGACTTATACCAAACGGAATTCAAACTATGAGTATGGATATAGAAGGATTAGTAGAAAGTTCTACTAACCTAGGTGTAGTTACAACTTTTGATAGAAAGATTGTATTTGAATCAGCTATTAGAAGTTCAGTAGGAACATTAAAACAAGAAATATTAGATAGAAAGAAAGTGTTATCGAATTTTATTGGAGGAAATCTGATTCAAGAAGCAGAATACCCAGAATGGCAGTATGAAAAAGATTCATATATAAGAGAAGTTTTTATAAAATCATATAAAGAAAAATTTAAAGAAAATCCAAAAATAGAAGCAATTCATGCTGGATTAGAATGTGGTATATTCAAGGAAAAATTAGGAGATATAGATATGATATCTTTTGGTCCTAACATGTATGATGTTCACACTCCTGATGAAGCATTAAGTATTAGTTCAACTAAAAATATGTGGGAATTTTTAAAGTTAGTATTATCAAAAATAAAATAA
- a CDS encoding DUF1292 domain-containing protein codes for MSKQEKECCKKGSHEHNHECGCNSHHDHEDNHECGCHDHDHHDHNHEELEMLELTLDDDTTLKTYVLGIFEVEDKEYIALLPEDDERVLLYSYVETDGEVQLNTIEDDEEFEIVSEAYYELFSEDE; via the coding sequence ATGAGTAAACAAGAAAAAGAGTGTTGTAAAAAAGGAAGCCATGAACATAACCATGAATGCGGATGTAATAGTCACCATGATCATGAAGATAACCATGAATGTGGATGTCATGATCATGATCATCACGATCATAATCATGAAGAATTAGAAATGTTAGAATTGACATTAGATGACGATACGACATTAAAAACTTATGTATTAGGAATATTTGAAGTGGAAGATAAAGAGTATATTGCATTACTTCCTGAAGACGATGAAAGAGTATTATTATATAGTTATGTAGAAACTGATGGAGAAGTACAACTTAATACTATAGAAGATGATGAAGAATTTGAAATAGTATCAGAAGCGTATTATGAATTATTTTCAGAAGATGAATAA